The region ACCTCACCAAGTGGGGATACCGCAATGTCGAGGTGACAGTCTCCGATCGCCGCTTGGAGATCGCGAACACGAACCTGGAAGAGTTGCGGGACGGGCTGGCGGGTGTGCTCGCTGATCGGCTGGCCGACATCAGCGCGGGCGTTCGCACGACGCGGGAGATCGCCGCCGCCCGGTTCGCCGATGCAATCGCCAGTGAGCATGATCGCGCGACGGCGGTGACAGCACTGGCGGAGTCGGTGGCGTTCACGACCACGGGGAGCACGCAAGCGCATGCGCCTGACGATGGCCGAGTCCACGCCTGACCGACCAGGTGCACGTCAGCGCGCGTTTGCAATCGCCGGCCCGACGAGAGGTGCTCATGTCCGCATGGTGGGAAGAGCTCGTCCATGCGGTCACGGGGCGTGTCCAACGCCACGATGACCTGCCAGACCTGCGACGGTTGGCGGCGCGGCCCGTCGCATTGGAGCGGACGCAGTACCTCGTCAACGATCGCGAGCGCCAGGGGCGTGAGCGTCGCGCCTACGTCCTTCGGCGCGAACCGGACAACTCGCGAGGGTCGGTCGACATCGCCGTGTTCTCCAACGGGCGCAACGTGGGCTACCTGCCGACGGATGTGGCGGGGGAAGTGCGGCCGTTCCTCGACCGTATCGGAGGCGCCGCCATCGTCAACGGTGCCGGAATGAAGGCCGGAAGTATCCGGCTCTGGGTCGATCTGCCCACGCGGCGCGCGCTCCACGGGTTCGTCGCCGCGGAGGCGGCGCACGTGGCGGACACCACCGAACGACTGGAGACAGCGGGAGGGAGCGAATCGGACCGGCAGAAGTTCGCCCGCTTCAGTCGAGCGGAGCAGTGAAGCCGGACTCGCGGACCGCGACCACAATCACCGCCGGTCCGACCGAGCGGCGTGCTGTGGATAATGAGTCCCATGGATGCCGCGGCTCGCACGCCGGAACGCTCCGACGACGACTCGGCGCGCGAGCTCGATCGACTGAGGCGTCGTGCGTACGGCCCCGACGCGGACATCACCGCTGACGCCGCGGCGCAGTTCCGGCTCGCACAGCTCGAGGCCGCCCGGCGTGCGCCTCCCGGCCCGCTCGAGGATGACCGGTCGGCGTCGCCCCCACCGACGACGGCCGCCCCGAGTGAGGGGGCGGCACCGAGCGCGGGTCACGTCGACTCGACGGCATCTCCGGACGCCGCACCACAGGCGCGCGGTCCGCATGCGGCAGCGCCGCACAGGTCCCGGAAGCGCGCCAGGGTGGGCATGCTCATCGCGGCGGGCGCTGTCCTCTTCACCCTCGGAATCACGATCGGCGTCTTCTGGCCGACCTCGTCCGACAACCCCGACGACACGCCGGACGCGGTGCTGGACATCTCCAGCGATCCACAGCCCTGGCGTGACCAGTGGGATCGCGCACTCGACTTCTGGGGCCTCACCGCGGGATCGATGGTCCCGTACGAGCAGTTCGCGGGTCTCGGCGTCTGGACGGGGCACGCCGCAGGCGATGCCCGGTGCCTCGTGCTCACGCAGGAGGAGGCGATCGTGACCGCGACGTGTGCGAGCGCGGGCCTCGACCCGATCTTCGACCTCACGGTCGGGCGCGATGTCGCCGCCGACTCGGGCACCGGTCTGCCGGAGGGCACCGTGCTGCGCTTCCGCGC is a window of Microbacterium terrae DNA encoding:
- a CDS encoding HIRAN domain-containing protein produces the protein MHVSARLQSPARREVLMSAWWEELVHAVTGRVQRHDDLPDLRRLAARPVALERTQYLVNDRERQGRERRAYVLRREPDNSRGSVDIAVFSNGRNVGYLPTDVAGEVRPFLDRIGGAAIVNGAGMKAGSIRLWVDLPTRRALHGFVAAEAAHVADTTERLETAGGSESDRQKFARFSRAEQ